In Carassius gibelio isolate Cgi1373 ecotype wild population from Czech Republic chromosome B19, carGib1.2-hapl.c, whole genome shotgun sequence, one DNA window encodes the following:
- the LOC127978992 gene encoding HCLS1-associated protein X-1 isoform X1, whose translation MSVFDPFRGFFGVPGDHYRDDGRRDPFFDGMIHKDDEEDGGFHHNDFNRPHQDPLDDASRFGFSFGPGGMRFEEPQLFGQIFRDMEEIFASLGHLDEHKGIGHRGAPSVEALPPQEGAEKGRGQTGSSNPIRDFMLKSPDSPPLPPPSKAPKDRDASSPQDPCSRFPQQRPFSKFHGLWKDGLLKPKEGEKKEDGDLDSQVSSGGLDQILTPAPSQPKLSSTFKSVSVTKVVRPDGSVEER comes from the exons ATGAGCGTTTTTGATCCGTTTCGTGGGTTTTTCGGGGTTCCCGGTGATCATTATCGCGATGATGGCCGCAG GGACCCTTTCTTCGATGGGATGATTCACAAAGACGATGAGGAGGACGGTGGATTTCACCACAATGACTTTAATAGGCCCCATCAGGACCCGTTAGATGATGCCTCCAGATTCGGTTTCAGTTTTGGGCCTGGCGGGATGCGCTTCGAGGAACCTCAGCTGTTCGGCCAGATCTTCAGGGACATGGAGGAGATCTTTGCCAGTTTAGGCCACCTTGATGAGCATAAAGGCATTGGACACAGAG GTGCTCCATCAGTAGAAGCTCTGCCTCCTCAGGAAGGTGCTGAGAAAGGCAGGGGTCAGACAGGAAGTAGTAACCCGATTAGAGATTTCATGTTGAAGTCTCCTGACAGCCCACCCCTTCCTCCCCCCTCCAAGGCACCAAAGGACAGGGATGCCTCTTCTCCACAGGATCCCTGCAGCCGCTTTCCTCAGCAGAGACCCTTCTCAAAG tttcatgGTCTTTGGAAAGATGGCCTTTTAAAACcaaaagagggagagaaaaaagaGGATGGAg ATCTGGACTCACAGGTGTCTTCAGGTGGTCTGGATCAGATCTTGACTCCAGCACCTTCACAGCCAAAATTAAGTTCGACTTTTAAGTCTGTTAGTGTCACCAAGGTGGTCAGACCAGATGGA tCGGTAGAAGAAAGGTGA
- the LOC127978992 gene encoding HCLS1-associated protein X-1 isoform X2 — MSVFDPFRGFFGVPGDHYRDDGRRDPFFDGMIHKDDEEDGGFHHNDFNRPHQDPLDDASRFGFSFGPGGMRFEEPQLFGQIFRDMEEIFASLGHLDEHKGIGHRGAPSVEALPPQEGAEKGRGQTGSSNPIRDFMLKSPDSPPLPPPSKAPKDRDASSPQDPCSRFPQQRPFSKFHGLWKDGLLKPKEGEKKEDGELLSSGSTVRSGLTGVFRWSGSDLDSSTFTAKIKFDF; from the exons ATGAGCGTTTTTGATCCGTTTCGTGGGTTTTTCGGGGTTCCCGGTGATCATTATCGCGATGATGGCCGCAG GGACCCTTTCTTCGATGGGATGATTCACAAAGACGATGAGGAGGACGGTGGATTTCACCACAATGACTTTAATAGGCCCCATCAGGACCCGTTAGATGATGCCTCCAGATTCGGTTTCAGTTTTGGGCCTGGCGGGATGCGCTTCGAGGAACCTCAGCTGTTCGGCCAGATCTTCAGGGACATGGAGGAGATCTTTGCCAGTTTAGGCCACCTTGATGAGCATAAAGGCATTGGACACAGAG GTGCTCCATCAGTAGAAGCTCTGCCTCCTCAGGAAGGTGCTGAGAAAGGCAGGGGTCAGACAGGAAGTAGTAACCCGATTAGAGATTTCATGTTGAAGTCTCCTGACAGCCCACCCCTTCCTCCCCCCTCCAAGGCACCAAAGGACAGGGATGCCTCTTCTCCACAGGATCCCTGCAGCCGCTTTCCTCAGCAGAGACCCTTCTCAAAG tttcatgGTCTTTGGAAAGATGGCCTTTTAAAACcaaaagagggagagaaaaaagaGGATGGAg AGCTTTTGTCTTCTGGTTCCACTGTCAGATCTGGACTCACAGGTGTCTTCAGGTGGTCTGGATCAGATCTTGACTCCAGCACCTTCACAGCCAAAATTAAGTTCGACTTTTAA